A single Osmerus mordax isolate fOsmMor3 chromosome 7, fOsmMor3.pri, whole genome shotgun sequence DNA region contains:
- the gnat2 gene encoding guanine nucleotide-binding protein G(t) subunit alpha-2, whose amino-acid sequence MSYLEDLDLDEEEEMGSAEDKELAKKSKELERQLQDDADKDSKTFKLLMLGAGQAGKSTIVKQMKILHQGGYTKEEKLMFRSIIYGNILQSALAIIRGMEMLGIEFGSPSATDDGQKLHNLSDSIEEGSMPTELADIIKRLWKDPGVQASFERAVEYQLIDSASYYLAALDRITKPDYLPTEQDVLRSRVETTGINEEVFSCKEVHFRMFDVGGHRSERKKWIHCFEGVTCIIFCSAISAYDMVLVEDEEVNRLHESLHLFNSICNHRFFDATSIVLFLNKKDIFEEKIKKVHLSVCFPDYDGPNTYDDACNYIKSQFEELNMKKGVKEIYTHMTCATDTKNIDTVFGAVTDVIIKNLKDCGLF is encoded by the exons ATGTCTTACCTCGAGGACCTTGATttggacgaggaggaagaaatGGGCAGTGCAGAGGACAAGGAATTGGCAAAGAAGTCCAAGGAGTTGGAAAGGCAACTCCAGGATGATGCTGATAAGGATTCTAAGACCTTCAAGCTATTAATGCTTG GTGCTGGTCAGGCAGGGAAAAGCACCATTGTGAAGCAAATGAA GATTCTTCATCAAGGTGGTtatacgaaagaagaaaaatTGATGTTTCGAAGCATCATCTATGGCAACATCCTGCAATCTGCTCTGGCCATCATCAGAGGCATGGAGATGTTGGGCATCGAGTTCGGATCACCATCTGCAACT GATGACGGCCAGAAGCTGCATAACCTGTCAGACTCCATTGAAGAAGGAAGCATGCCCACTGAGCTGGCTGATATCATCAAGAGGCTGTGGAAGGACCCTGGTGTGCAGGCCTCCTTTGAGAGAGCTGTTGAATATCAGCTGATTGACTCTGCATCCTA CTACCTTGCTGCGCTGGACCGGATCACAAAGCCTGATTACCTGCCCACTGAACAGGATGTGCTGCGATCTCGAGTCGAGACCACTGGTATTAATGAGGAGGTTTTTTCCTGCAAAGAGGTGCACTTCAG GATGTTCGATGTCGGTGGCCATCGATCAGAGAGGAAGAAGTGGATCCATTGTTTCGAGGGTGTGACCTGCATCATCTTCTGTTCAGCCATCAGTGCATATGACATGGTGCTGGTAGAGGACGAGGAAGTG AACCGCCTGCACGAGTCTCTCCATCTGTTCAACAGTATCTGCAACCACAGGTTCTTTGACGCAACCTCCATTGTGCTTTTCCTCAACAAGAAGGATATCTTTGAGGAAAAGATCAAGAAGGTCCACCTCAGCGTCTGCTTCCCAGACTATGATG GGCCAAACACATATGACGATGCCTGCAACTACATCAAGTCACAGTTTGAGGAGCTGAACATGAAAAAGGGTGTTAAAGAAATCTACACCCACATGACCTGTGCCACGGACACAAAGAACATCGATACTGTGTTTGGAGCCGTGACAGACGTCATCATCAAAAACCTAAAGGATTGTGGCCTTTTCTGA
- the gnai3 gene encoding guanine nucleotide-binding protein G(i) subunit alpha, which yields MGCTISAEDKAAVERSKMIDRNLREDGELASREVKLLLLGAGESGKSTIVKQMKIIHEDGYSEDECKQYKVVVYSNTIQSIIAIIRAMGRLKIDFGDSIRTDDARQLFALASSTEEGVMSAELTGLIQRLWMDGGVQACFIRSREYQLNDSASYYLNDLDRISQQSYVPTQQDVLRTRVKTTGIVETHFTFKDLYFKMFDVGGQRSERKKWIHCFEGVTAIIFCVALSDYDLVLAEDEEMNRMHESMKLFDSICNNKWFTDTSIILFLNKKDLFEEKICRSSLTICYPEYSGASTYEEAAAYIQCRFEDLNRQKDTKEIYTHFTCATDTKNVQFVFDAVTDVIIKINLKECGLC from the exons ATGGGTTGCACAATTAGCGCTGAGGATAAAGCGGCTGTGGAGAGGAGTAAAATGATTGATCGGAACCTACGAGAAGATGGAGAGTTAGCATCCAGAGAAGTGAAACTACTGTTACTTG GTGCAGGAGAATCCGGGAAAAGCACAATCGTGAAACAGATGAA AATCATTCATGAAGATGGCTACTCAGAAGATGAGTGTAAGCAGTATAAAGTGGTGGTCTACAGTAATACAATTCAGTCCATCATAGCCATCATCAGAGCCATGGGGCGCCTAAAGATCGACTTTGGAGATTCTATACGAACG GACGATGCCCGTCAGCTATTTGCCCTCGCTAGCTCgacagaggagggagtgatGTCTGCAGAGCTGACCGGCCTGATCCAGAGATTGTGGATGGACGGTGGGGTCCAGGCCTGCTTCATCCGATCCAGGGAGTACCAACTCAACGACTCTGCCTCATA ctatcTGAATGACCTGGATAGGATCTCCCAGCAGAGCTATGTGCCCACCCAGCAGGATGTCTTGCGGACCCGCGTTAAGACCACCGGCATTGTAGAGACCCACTTCACCTTCAAAGACCTGTACTTCAA GATGTTTGACGTGGGTGGCCAGCGTTCTGAGAGGAAAAAGTGGATCCACTGTTTTGAGGGCGTCACTGCAATCATCTTCTGTGTGGCCCTCAGTGACTACGACCTTGTCTTAGCTGAAGACGAGGAGATG AACCGTATGCACGAGAGCATGAAGCTCTTTGACTCCATCTGCAACAACAAGTGGTTTACAGACACGTCTATCATCCTATTCCTCAACAAGAAGGACCTGTTTGAGGAGAAGATCTGCCGGAGTTCCCTCACCATCTGCTACCCAGAGTACTCAG GTGCAAGCACATATGAGGAGGCAGCGGCCTACATCCAGTGCCGGTTTGAGGACCtgaacagacagaaggacaccaAGGAGATCTACACCCACTTCACCTGCGCCACCGACACCAAGAACGTGCAGTTTGTCTTTGACGCCGTCACTGACGTCATCATTAAGATCAATCTGAAGGAGTGTGGCCTCTGCTGA
- the gpr61 gene encoding G-protein coupled receptor 61: protein MEPPITPSPWWNTSLPPPPWLPASLHPNASNVSQSSSSGGGGTLTQSLALCAMLLMDILAVVGNLAVMAVITKTPQLRKFAFVFHLCLVDLLAALVLMPLGMLSNRVVVDEALCRCYLCLSVCLVSAAILSISAINVERYYYIIHPMRHEVKMTVGVVALVLVGIWVKAIVMSALPLLGWLLQGDRGPVLVSGQRRCSLHWSGGGETTRLVFMVFFTFIYFLCPVLIILVVYCNMFKVARVAAMQHGPLPTWMDTPRQRTESLSSHSTMVASLGGAGTTPQRTFSGGKAAVVLMAVGGQFLCCWLPYFSFHLYFALVSTSTASMAQFEEVVTWIGYFCFTSNPFFYGCLNRQIREELGRHLACLFKRAGPGEGEQLPSREASIEENFMQFLQGTGCNLEPRNSHSRASPGEQKEQDPPQDPTVQQNTPADFHMPGQIIEETSEFIEQQQLNNDLNLDNHCRTVAEL, encoded by the coding sequence ATGGAGCCTCCAATCACGCCCAGCCCTTGGTGGAAcacttcccttcctccccccccctggctcccagcctctctccaccccaacgCCTCCAATGTCAGCCAGTCAAgcagtagtggtggtggtggtacaCTGACACAGTCCTTAGCGCTGTGTGCCATGCTCCTCATGGACATCCTTGCAGTGGTTGGAAACCTGGCTGTGATGGCTGTCATCACCAAGACCCCGCAGCTGAGGAAGTTTGCCTTTGTGTTCCACCTGTGTCTGGTGGACCTGCTAGCGGCCCTGGTGTTGATGCCGCTCGGTATGCTGTCCAATCGGGTTGTGGTGGACGAGGCCTTGTGCCGGTGCTACCTCTGCCTGAGCGTGTGCCTGGTCAGCGCCgccatcctctccatctccgCCATCAACGTGGAGCGCTACTACTACATCATTCATCCCATGCGTCACGAGGTCAAGATGACTGTGGGGGTGGTGGCGTTGGTGCTGGTTGGGATATGGGTCAAAGCCATTGTGATGTCCGCCCTGCCTCTGCTGGGCTGGTTgctgcagggggacaggggTCCTGTCCTGGTTTCGGGTCAGAGACGCTGCTCCCTACACTGGAGCGGGGGTGGAGAAACCACACGCCTTGTGTTCATGGTCTTCTTTACCTTCATCTACTTCCTGTGCCCCGTACTCATCATCCTGGTGGTGTACTGCAACATGTTCAAGGTGGCGCGGGTGGCAGCCATGCAACACGGGCCTCTGCCCACCTGGATGGACACGCCTCGGCAGCGCACGGAGTCGCTCAGCAGCCATTCCACCATGGTGGCCAGCCTGGGGGGGGCCGGCACCACCCCTCAGAGGACCTTCAGCGGAGGGAAGGCCGCGGTGGTTCTGATGGCAGTAGGGGGCCAGTTCCTTTGCTGCTGGCTCCCTTACTTCTCGTTCCACCTGTACTTCGCCCTGGTGTCTACCTCGACGGCCTCCATGGCCCAGTTTGAGGAAGTGGTCACTTGGATTGGCTATTTCTGCTTCACCTCCAACCCCTTTTTCTACGGATGCCTCAACCGACAGATCCGTGAGGAGCTGGGCCGCCACCTGGCCTGTCTCTTTAAGAgggcggggccgggggagggggaacAGCTGCCTAGCCGGGAGGCCTCTATCGAGGAGAACTTCATGCAGTTTCTCCAGGGCACCGGGTGCAATCTGGAGCCCCGTAACTCCCACAGCAGGGCCAGCCCTGGGGAACAGAAAGAGCAGGATCCCCCTCAGGACCCGACTGTCCAACAGAACACGCCTGCTGACTTCCACATGCCTGGACAAATTATAGAGGAGACCTCAGAGTTCAtagagcagcagcagctgaaCAATGACCTTAACTTAGATAACCACTGCAGGACCGTAGCTGAGCTGTAG